The Clostridia bacterium DNA segment GGTGAGGTAGGCACGGTCAGCATTACGCAATGCTCTTTCGGTTATAAGGGGGCGCGCGAAGTATGGCTGAGGCGGGAAGCGTCATTGAGCTGCTGGTAGACAACATACTGGGGACGCGTTTTGAGGATCTTGATCCGGAAACCGTCCAGTGGGCCAAGATCCGGGTGGCCGATATCCTGGGATGCGTGGTGGCCGGAGCCAGGGCGCCGGGCAACGCCGAATTGGTGGAACTGGTGAAAGGCTGGGGGGGCAAAGAGGAGGCGTCTATCCTGGTTTACGGCGGCCGGGTGCCCGTTGCCAGCGCCGCCCTGGTAAACTGCGTGCTGGCCAGATCCCTGGACTTCGGCCCGGTACACCCGGTGGTAGAGGGCAGGGGCATACCGGGGCACATCAGCGAGACTACCATCCCTACGGCCCTGGCCCTGGCCGAGGCCGTGGGCGCAGACGGGAAAGAGTTCCTTGCCGCCCTGGCGGTCGGAGAGGACCTGGCCGCCCGGGTTCTGGCTGCCTCCGGCTTCCACCTGGGCCAGGGCTGGGACTGTATCGGCACGGTGAATACTCTGGCCGTGGTGGCCATGGCCGGGCGGCTGATGGGTCTGAACCGGGAGCAGCTTCGGAACGCCTTCGGGTTGGCGTTGAATCAGTTAGCGGGCAGTTTAGAAAACGTCTGGGATTCGGTCACTGCCTTCAAGCTGCTACAGGGACTGGCGGCCCGGGCCGGCATATTTTCGGCAGAATTGGCCGGGGCCGGATGGAAAGGGCCCAAGGACCCGCTCTTCGGCCGTTACGGGTACTTCAGCCTCTACACTTCGGGCTGCGTTGACCCCGGGGCGCTCACGAGGAATCTGGGCCGGAAGTTCTACACCGACTCCTGCATCAAGCCCTATCCCTGCTGTCGGGGTACCCACGCGGCCATAGACTGCGCTCTAGCTCTGGTCCAAAAGCATGGCATCAGGCCGGAAGAGATCGAGGCGGTAACCCTGTTGCTACCGCCCCAGGGGCTCGGGTCTTTTGTCGCGCGGCCCTTTGCCCTGGGTGAGTTTCCCCAGGCGGACGCGCTCTTCAGCTGCCGTTACACCGTGGCCGTGGCCCTTCTGCGCGGCAGCGTCGTCCCCGAGCACTTCGCTCCGGCGGCCATCGCCGACCCTCAGGTTGGCGCCCTGGCGACAGGGATGGAACTGGCGGCCCTGGAGGAAGGACGGCGGGCGGCTGCCGGGCTGCGGGTCAAGCTGAAGGACGGGCGGGAATACGTGGAGTACGCCGCCGTACCCCGTGGGGACCGCTTTTCCAATCCCCTGACCGAGACGGAGGTAAGGGAAAAGTTCAGCCAAAACCTCTCGTTTGGCGGGGCAGACCCGGCGAAGGGAGGGGAGATCTGGAGTGCGGTCCAGGCGATGGAACAGGTGTCGCAGGTAGCAGGGATCGTCGAAGCATTGGCCGTGGTGTAAAACGAAAAAGCGCAAGTGGCACCACTCCGGGGGAGGGAGATCGGTGACGGGCAACACTGAAGGGACGCCTGAAGCCCGGCAGAGAATGTCCTGGTTCGAGCAAGTCCTGTTTTACCCCAACGCCTTTGTGGTAGCGTGCCTGGTGGCCATGATGCTGATCACCAGCGTAGACGTCTTCCTGCGCTTCTGCTTTGATCGGCCCATTGTGGGAGTGGCGGAGATCATCATACCCCTGATGATCTGCGCCGGCTTCGGGGGCATGGCCTGGTGCGGCTGGCAGGACGGACACGTGAAGGTAGATCTGCTGGCGCAAAACCTGTCCAGAAAAGCACGGCTGGTCCTGCGCCTGCTGAACTACGTGGTAGTAGCCGTCCTGACCGCCATTATGGGAACCGAAACTATCGGGGAGGCCCTGGCCGTGCGCCGGATCGGCGTGGCTTCGGACCTCCTCCACATACCGGAGTATCCGTTCTATCTGGTGATAGCCGTCTGCTACCTCTTGCTGGCCGTGGCTACCGCGATCATGGCGGTGCAGACGGCCACGGGGAGGCGAGCGGTATGAGCCCGGAAATAATCGGCGCGATCGGCCTGGCCATCCTCCTGGTTCTGGTGTTTCTCCGGGTCTGGGTGGGGTTCGCCATGGCCGCGGTAGGCTTTCTGGGCCTGCTTTACTTCAACGGCTGGGGCAAGGCGGTGAGCGTGCTCACCACCGAGCCTCACGGCCAGGTGGCGAGTCTGACCTTCGTCACCGTGCCGCTCTTCATCCTCATGGGGGCGCTGGTTTCCAACACGGGACTGGCCAAAGACCTTTATGAAGCGGCCTGCCGCTGGATAGGAGGAGTGCGGGGCGGTTTGGCCGCGGCCACGGTGGCGGCTTGCGCTTTCTTCGCCGCCGTGTCCGGCTCCAGCATGGCCACCGCCGCTACCCTGGGCAAGGTAGCCTATCCGGAAATGAGACGTTACAAGTACAACGACCGCCTGGCCGCCGGAGCCTGCGCGGCCGGGGGAACGATCGGGATCCTCATACCGCCGAGCCTGGGGTTTATCGTGTACGGTCTCATTACCCAGCAGTCTATCGGCAGGCTGTTCCTCGCCGGGATAATCCCGGGCATACTGCAGGCCATATTCTATATGGTTACGATCACCCTGCTTTGCCGGCGCAATCCGGCCCTGGGGCCAGCGGTGCCGGAGATGGCCCGGGTCAGCTTCACGCGCAAGCTGTCCGCCATGGGCCTGGCCGGGCCGGTGCTCTTGATCTTCGTGGTAACCATCGGGGGCATTTACCTGGGCGTATTTACTCCCACCGAAGCGGGAGCCATAGGGGCCCTGGCCAGCCTGGTAGTGGGCCTGGCCGCGCGGCGTCTGGGCTGGCGGGAATTTCGGGGCGCAGCCATGGAAACCGCCCAGGCTACGGCCATGATCGTGGCCATGCTGGTAGGAGCTTTCATCTTCGCTCGCTTCCTGGCGGTGAGCAAGCTGCCCATAATGCTCAGCGAGGTGCTGCAGACCAGCCATCTGGGCACCGGGGGCTTCCTCGCCTTTGTAATCGTGCTCTGCCTCATACTCGGGTGCTTTTTCGACGTAAACGCGGCCATCATGCTCACCCTGCCCATCATCTATCCCTCGGTAGTAGCTCTGGGCATCGACCCCATCTGGTTCGGAGTGCTGGTGGTGAGGCTTAACGAGATCGGCCTAATTACTCCGCCCATCGGCATGAACTGTTTTGTGATCAGTGGCTCGCTGGGCGTGCCCACCAGTACGGTGTTTCGGGGCATATGGCCGTTCCTGATCGCGGATGCCTTTCACGTCGCCTTGCTGATAGCCGTGCCCGAACTATCCTTGTATCTGGCACGCTAGCCGATCGTTCTGGCGGGGCTGGCATACCCGGGAAGGAGGTGAGGGGCAGAGCGTTATCGGAGGGCGTGGGTGCATGACGAAGCCAAGACCGCGGAGTGGAAAAGGACAAAAACGCCTGGTTTTGCCGCACACTACCTCAAGGGGAGGAGGAAGACACCATGCAGAGGACGCTTTACGCGGTACTGGTGGCGGTTCTCAGCCTGGGCCTAGTTTTCGGCGGGTTGGCCGGTTGTGGTCGGTCGGGCTCGGAGGGTCAGCCGAGCGGAGGCCAGACCGGCGAGAGCTCCCAGCCGGTCATCGAGCTGAAGTATGCCGACTGGCACACTACCGCTATGAACCTGGGCAAGAAGAACGAGGAGACTATCAAGAAGCTGGAGGAGCGCAGCAACGGCCGCATCAAGGTGGTGCCGTATTTCGGCGAAACCCTTTTGAAGAGCAGCGATCTCTTCAGGGGAGTGGCTACGGGACAAGCGGATATCGCGCTCTACATGCACGGCCTCACTCCCGGTGTGCATGTGCTTAACGAGGTCTTCAAGCTGCCTCTGGGCTTCCGGAACCTGAAGCAGGCCCAAGAGGGCTACAACAAGATACTGGAGATGTTCCCCGAACTCCAGCAGGAGAACGAGAAGGCCGGGGTGCGCTGGCTGGCCATAAGGCCCATGCCGGCCTACAACGTGAACATGGTCGACAAGCTGGTGAGGGTTCCGGCGGACCTCAAGGGGAAGACGGTTAAGGCCGCGGCCATGTTTGCCCGGATCGTAGCCGGTGCGGGCGGAGGCGTGACCGATGTGCCGCCGGGCGACGTTTACAGCGCCGCGGAAAGAGGGGTAATCACCGGCCAGATTTGCCCGCCGATGGCGCTGACCGATTTCAAGACGGATGAGGTGTTCAAGTGCCATACCTTCCTCGAACCCAATTTTGCCGTGTACGGGCTGATGGGCTTTATCATCAACCTGGAGACCTGGAACAAGCTCTCTCCCGACTTGCAGCAACTGCTGGTGGAGGTTTTCCAGGAAGGTTGCGACGCTATCAACGACATGAATGTGCAGGAGATCCAGGACGTGAAGGCCAAGTGGGGCGGCGATCCCAACCGCAAGGTGGCGGAGATCACTCCTGAGGAAGCCAAGGTATGGGAAGAGGCCGCCCAGGACTACGTCGAGGAATGGATCAAGAACGCCGAGGCTAAGGGCTGGGACGCCCGGAAGGTATACGAAGGGGCGAGACAGGTAGCGGCGGAAATGAACAAGCAGTAACCCGGCCGAATACCTCAGGCGCCGGGGAGGGGGCACCCCATATTGCCCCCTCCCCCAAGCCGGGGCAGGGGCGCAGTTTCGAGGGGCACGAGTAGCGGCGGCGGTACCGATCAGGGCAAGGGAGGCGGACAGGGTGACCGCAGGATTTGCAGGCCGAGTATTATGGGCAGACCTTTCCACCGGAGAGTTGAGGACCGAACCAGTAGACGTGCAAATGTGGCGCCGGTTCCTGGGTGGCTACGGCGTGGGCGCCCGGGTATTATTTAGCCACCTGAAGCCGGGGGTAGACCCTCTGGGCCCGGACAACATTTTGGGCTTCTGCACCGGACCCCTCACCGGCACGCCGGCGGTTTCGGGCACCCGGTACACGGCGGTAGGCAAGTCGCCGCTTACCGGGGGGTGGGGAGACGCCAATTCCGGCGGCTTCTTCGGCGCCTACCTGAGGTTTGCCGGCTACGATGCGGTCTTTGTGCGTGGGGTGGCGGAGAAACCGGTGTATCTGCTGCTGGACAACGGCCGGGCCGAGCTCCGGGATGCCAGCCACCTTTGGGGTAAGGATACCTACGAAACCGAAGCCCTGCTCAATGCGGAACTGGGAAAAGAAACGGAGGTAGCCTGCATCGGCCCTGCCGGGGAGAGCCGTTCGTTGATCGCCGGCATTTTCCACGACCGGGGTCGGGCGGCAGCCCGGTCCGGGCTGGGCGCGGTCATGGGGTCCAAACGGCTGAAGGCTGTGGCCGCGCGGGGGAACCTGGCGGTTCCGCTGGCGGATCCGGAGAGGGCGGGTGAGCTCCGGAGGAGGTGCGTCCGGGAACTGACCGGCCCGGTGAACGTTCTGAGGCGGTACGGCACCCCGGCGGTGGTGATACCGTGCGCGGAATCGGCGGACTCGCCCACGCGCAACTGGGCGGGGGTGGCCTACCGGGATTTCCCCCAGTACCGTATGCTGGGCGGAGACGAGGTGGTCAAGCGTCAGGTCAGACGCTACGCCTGCTACCGCTGCCCGGTCGGCTGCGGGGGCCACATGCAGCCGGGAGAAGGGGAGTACCGGTGGCCGCCCGGGGTACACAAGCCCGAGTACGAGACTCTGGCCATGTTCGGGTCAAACTGCCTCAACGCCGACCTTGAAGCCATAATTAAGGTTAACGACCTGTGCAACCGCTACGGTCTGGACACCATCTCGGCCGGGTCGGCCGTCGCCTTCGCCATTGAGTGCTACGAGAACGGTTTGATCGACCGGGGAGATACCGAGGGCATAGAGCCGTCTTGGGGAAACTCGCGGGCCATAGTAGCCCTGGTGGAGAAGATCGCCCGGCGGGAGGGCATCGGCGCGCTGCTGGCGGACGGGGTGAAGCGGGCGGCGGAAAAGATCGGCCGGGGCGCGGAACGCTACGCGGTGCACGTCCAGGGCCAGGAGGTTCCGGCCCATGACCCCAAGTCCAAGATACAGTTCGCGCTCGCCTACCGTCTGGACGCCACGCCGGCCCGGCACACCCAGGCCACCGCGGCGCCCCACATGCACCCCCCCGGCCTGCTTCCGCCCATCGACCCGAGGGCGCAGGCGGGC contains these protein-coding regions:
- the dctP gene encoding TRAP transporter substrate-binding protein DctP; this translates as MQRTLYAVLVAVLSLGLVFGGLAGCGRSGSEGQPSGGQTGESSQPVIELKYADWHTTAMNLGKKNEETIKKLEERSNGRIKVVPYFGETLLKSSDLFRGVATGQADIALYMHGLTPGVHVLNEVFKLPLGFRNLKQAQEGYNKILEMFPELQQENEKAGVRWLAIRPMPAYNVNMVDKLVRVPADLKGKTVKAAAMFARIVAGAGGGVTDVPPGDVYSAAERGVITGQICPPMALTDFKTDEVFKCHTFLEPNFAVYGLMGFIINLETWNKLSPDLQQLLVEVFQEGCDAINDMNVQEIQDVKAKWGGDPNRKVAEITPEEAKVWEEAAQDYVEEWIKNAEAKGWDARKVYEGARQVAAEMNKQ
- a CDS encoding aldehyde ferredoxin oxidoreductase family protein, encoding MTAGFAGRVLWADLSTGELRTEPVDVQMWRRFLGGYGVGARVLFSHLKPGVDPLGPDNILGFCTGPLTGTPAVSGTRYTAVGKSPLTGGWGDANSGGFFGAYLRFAGYDAVFVRGVAEKPVYLLLDNGRAELRDASHLWGKDTYETEALLNAELGKETEVACIGPAGESRSLIAGIFHDRGRAAARSGLGAVMGSKRLKAVAARGNLAVPLADPERAGELRRRCVRELTGPVNVLRRYGTPAVVIPCAESADSPTRNWAGVAYRDFPQYRMLGGDEVVKRQVRRYACYRCPVGCGGHMQPGEGEYRWPPGVHKPEYETLAMFGSNCLNADLEAIIKVNDLCNRYGLDTISAGSAVAFAIECYENGLIDRGDTEGIEPSWGNSRAIVALVEKIARREGIGALLADGVKRAAEKIGRGAERYAVHVQGQEVPAHDPKSKIQFALAYRLDATPARHTQATAAPHMHPPGLLPPIDPRAQAGRGRLYQIGGNFNHAAVCLGMCHLVYVCLPNVEIISEFTRAVTGWDVDTAELLTAGERIANIRQAFNVREGLNPLEYAMPERLINREPVKAGPLAGMVIDEELMIREYLEAMDWDLKTAKPSRHKLEELGLEDVARELWP
- a CDS encoding MmgE/PrpD family protein; its protein translation is MAEAGSVIELLVDNILGTRFEDLDPETVQWAKIRVADILGCVVAGARAPGNAELVELVKGWGGKEEASILVYGGRVPVASAALVNCVLARSLDFGPVHPVVEGRGIPGHISETTIPTALALAEAVGADGKEFLAALAVGEDLAARVLAASGFHLGQGWDCIGTVNTLAVVAMAGRLMGLNREQLRNAFGLALNQLAGSLENVWDSVTAFKLLQGLAARAGIFSAELAGAGWKGPKDPLFGRYGYFSLYTSGCVDPGALTRNLGRKFYTDSCIKPYPCCRGTHAAIDCALALVQKHGIRPEEIEAVTLLLPPQGLGSFVARPFALGEFPQADALFSCRYTVAVALLRGSVVPEHFAPAAIADPQVGALATGMELAALEEGRRAAAGLRVKLKDGREYVEYAAVPRGDRFSNPLTETEVREKFSQNLSFGGADPAKGGEIWSAVQAMEQVSQVAGIVEALAVV
- a CDS encoding TRAP transporter large permease translates to MSPEIIGAIGLAILLVLVFLRVWVGFAMAAVGFLGLLYFNGWGKAVSVLTTEPHGQVASLTFVTVPLFILMGALVSNTGLAKDLYEAACRWIGGVRGGLAAATVAACAFFAAVSGSSMATAATLGKVAYPEMRRYKYNDRLAAGACAAGGTIGILIPPSLGFIVYGLITQQSIGRLFLAGIIPGILQAIFYMVTITLLCRRNPALGPAVPEMARVSFTRKLSAMGLAGPVLLIFVVTIGGIYLGVFTPTEAGAIGALASLVVGLAARRLGWREFRGAAMETAQATAMIVAMLVGAFIFARFLAVSKLPIMLSEVLQTSHLGTGGFLAFVIVLCLILGCFFDVNAAIMLTLPIIYPSVVALGIDPIWFGVLVVRLNEIGLITPPIGMNCFVISGSLGVPTSTVFRGIWPFLIADAFHVALLIAVPELSLYLAR
- a CDS encoding TRAP transporter small permease gives rise to the protein MTGNTEGTPEARQRMSWFEQVLFYPNAFVVACLVAMMLITSVDVFLRFCFDRPIVGVAEIIIPLMICAGFGGMAWCGWQDGHVKVDLLAQNLSRKARLVLRLLNYVVVAVLTAIMGTETIGEALAVRRIGVASDLLHIPEYPFYLVIAVCYLLLAVATAIMAVQTATGRRAV